In one window of Candidatus Avedoeria danica DNA:
- a CDS encoding ISL3 family transposase has translation MDATFLLPRFPGLRKTSITVDGGVVSVDLVSTVLRAACPECGVKSRRVHSRYDRTLRDLPWADSLVVLNLKVRRFRCANVSCHRSVFTERLEGVVRSYGRWTGRADVSLAKLAMEMSSEAGSRTVEHFGLSASAPTLRRLLRRMPTESHPPPRVVGVDDWAMRKGHTYGTIIVDLERHRVLDLLPDRTADSLATWLMERPSIEIISRDRASCYAEGAVRGAPQARQVADRWHLLKNLGDAVQRLFERHPAALRLAATDLAKDPSGTEQQATSVDGGQSAAVPLVLSPRHAERLRQFESAKALHSSGQTLLSIAQQLNLSRVTVRR, from the coding sequence ATGGATGCCACATTCCTCTTGCCCCGCTTTCCTGGCCTGAGGAAGACGAGCATCACCGTGGACGGCGGCGTCGTATCGGTGGACTTGGTTTCAACGGTGCTGCGTGCGGCCTGTCCGGAGTGCGGCGTGAAGTCTCGGCGTGTCCACAGCCGATACGATCGAACGCTACGCGACCTGCCCTGGGCGGACAGCCTGGTGGTTCTCAATCTGAAAGTGCGGCGGTTCAGGTGCGCCAACGTGTCGTGCCATCGATCCGTGTTCACCGAGCGATTGGAAGGTGTCGTGCGCTCGTACGGCCGTTGGACAGGACGCGCCGACGTCTCGTTGGCGAAGCTCGCCATGGAGATGAGCAGTGAGGCCGGATCGCGCACGGTCGAGCACTTCGGACTCTCCGCCAGCGCTCCTACGTTGCGTCGACTGCTCCGTCGCATGCCGACGGAATCGCACCCGCCTCCACGGGTGGTCGGCGTTGATGACTGGGCCATGCGCAAGGGGCACACATACGGCACGATCATCGTTGACTTGGAGCGGCACCGCGTGTTGGACTTGCTTCCCGATCGAACCGCCGATTCGCTGGCGACTTGGCTGATGGAACGGCCCAGCATTGAGATCATCTCGCGGGATCGCGCGAGCTGCTACGCCGAAGGGGCTGTGCGCGGAGCACCGCAAGCGCGCCAGGTCGCCGACCGTTGGCACCTGTTGAAGAACCTCGGCGATGCGGTTCAACGACTCTTCGAACGTCACCCCGCAGCGCTGCGCCTCGCGGCTACCGATCTTGCCAAGGACCCAAGCGGAACGGAGCAGCAGGCGACGTCGGTAGACGGTGGCCAGTCCGCAGCAGTCCCGCTGGTGTTGAGCCCGCGTCATGCCGAGCGTCTGCGTCAGTTTGAATCAGCCAAGGCGCTCCACTCCTCGGGGCAGACGCTGCTCTCGATCGCCCAGCAGCTCAATCTGTCACGCGTCACCGTGCGACGGTAG
- a CDS encoding transposase: protein MNGYVKTVLRRATTAHPDEPVWGRMCNRAGLWVAARAEVVALRICRSRGSEVVKEMLGEAFDVVPCTDRYIAHNGVAWSAPCWASRADAAAMNEHRGAPWHGRTLRHRADGILRDWASWHTGDANRATLLARVAPQRSHFEKAPGWAAEHARGLWAQGITRDLVGQSEKLWRVPADESVAPTNNLTEPLLYYAVSLRKLTRRSASLARRFFMERQLTTARSRGLQKRNRFGYVTDSMTAHLAARPVTSRPSVLSDP, encoded by the coding sequence GTGAACGGATACGTCAAGACGGTCCTCCGACGCGCGACTACGGCCCATCCCGATGAACCCGTCTGGGGAAGGATGTGCAACCGGGCCGGGCTCTGGGTCGCGGCGAGGGCTGAGGTGGTGGCACTTCGGATATGCCGTAGCCGCGGGAGCGAAGTGGTCAAGGAGATGCTCGGCGAGGCGTTTGACGTCGTTCCGTGCACGGATCGGTACATCGCCCACAACGGCGTCGCTTGGAGCGCGCCGTGCTGGGCGAGTCGGGCGGACGCCGCCGCGATGAACGAGCATCGCGGCGCTCCCTGGCATGGCCGCACGCTTCGGCATCGCGCTGATGGAATCTTGCGCGACTGGGCATCGTGGCATACCGGCGACGCCAATCGGGCCACGTTGCTCGCACGGGTCGCACCCCAACGCTCTCACTTCGAGAAGGCCCCGGGTTGGGCAGCCGAGCACGCACGTGGCCTGTGGGCCCAAGGCATCACCCGCGATCTCGTTGGCCAGTCTGAGAAGTTATGGCGAGTCCCCGCAGACGAAAGCGTCGCCCCGACCAACAACCTGACCGAGCCCTTGCTGTACTACGCCGTCAGCCTGCGCAAGCTGACCCGTCGCAGCGCCTCCTTGGCCAGAAGGTTCTTCATGGAACGGCAGCTCACCACTGCCAGAAGCCGCGGGCTGCAGAAGCGCAACCGGTTCGGCTATGTCACGGACTCGATGACGGCACACCTCGCCGCTCGGCCGGTTACGTCTCGGCCATCCGTCCTATCCGACCCGTGA
- a CDS encoding IS66 family transposase, with amino-acid sequence MVVVPRSELRALEAEGAQLRRELEQLRAENGELRAANAALEIRVTGLVTLGANLQAQLNELAARLGTNSRNSSKPPSSDRTGVPPRGRGKTKDRARGGQTGHTAKQRSLVPADQVTSSETLKPPNCRACGAKLDGDDPEPLIHQVIDIPRQTLTVAQYKLHRLRCSCGVTTCATLPTGVSPSHFGPRLHALVATGVGQFRLSKRTVVALLELIYGLKLGVGTVCRIEHRVSAALAVPVAEVKTFLRRARWAHADETVWRLMRNRAWLWMAATAEVAAFWIRRRRGSEVSKEMLGEAFDGVLCTDRYSAYNWVARRALCWAHLVRDFTAMIERHGGPWHGHMLRHLAGRILRDWASWHTGEIDRATLLEHVAPLRARFEEVLGWAAANAPGPQAQGIARDLAGRTDELWRFLDDESVAPTNNLAERLLRYAVILRKLTYGSDSLAGSLYMERLLTTAATLGPQKRNLFDYLTDAMTAHFAAQPVPSLLPVRSDP; translated from the coding sequence ATGGTGGTCGTGCCCCGGTCTGAGCTGCGGGCACTCGAAGCAGAGGGAGCCCAGCTGCGCCGTGAGCTGGAGCAACTCCGTGCCGAGAACGGCGAGTTGCGAGCGGCGAACGCAGCGCTGGAGATCCGAGTCACGGGCTTGGTGACGCTCGGCGCGAACCTGCAGGCGCAGTTGAACGAGCTGGCGGCACGGTTGGGGACGAACTCGCGGAACTCGTCGAAGCCGCCGTCGAGCGACCGGACTGGCGTTCCGCCGCGAGGGCGCGGCAAGACGAAGGACCGGGCTCGGGGTGGCCAGACGGGTCACACGGCCAAGCAGCGGAGCTTGGTGCCGGCGGACCAAGTGACATCGAGCGAGACGTTGAAGCCGCCGAACTGCCGGGCATGCGGAGCGAAGCTCGACGGGGACGACCCGGAGCCGCTCATCCATCAGGTGATCGACATCCCGCGTCAGACACTGACGGTGGCGCAGTACAAACTGCATCGGCTGCGGTGCAGCTGCGGGGTGACGACGTGCGCGACGTTGCCGACGGGCGTCAGCCCGAGTCACTTCGGCCCTCGCCTTCATGCACTGGTGGCGACTGGCGTCGGGCAGTTCCGGCTGAGCAAGCGCACGGTGGTCGCGCTCTTGGAGCTGATCTACGGCCTGAAGTTGGGCGTCGGCACGGTCTGTCGAATCGAACATCGGGTCTCGGCGGCGCTCGCCGTGCCGGTGGCGGAAGTCAAGACATTCCTCCGGCGCGCGCGTTGGGCGCACGCCGATGAGACGGTCTGGCGATTGATGCGCAACCGGGCCTGGCTTTGGATGGCGGCGACGGCTGAGGTGGCGGCCTTCTGGATCCGCCGTCGCCGCGGGAGCGAGGTGTCCAAGGAGATGCTCGGTGAGGCGTTCGATGGCGTCCTGTGCACGGATCGCTACAGCGCCTACAACTGGGTCGCTCGGCGCGCGTTGTGCTGGGCGCACTTGGTGCGCGACTTCACCGCGATGATCGAGCGGCACGGTGGACCGTGGCATGGCCATATGCTTCGGCATCTCGCCGGTCGGATCTTGCGCGACTGGGCCTCCTGGCATACCGGCGAGATCGATCGGGCTACCCTGCTCGAACACGTCGCACCCCTGCGCGCTCGCTTCGAGGAGGTTCTGGGTTGGGCGGCCGCGAACGCGCCCGGGCCGCAGGCCCAAGGCATCGCCCGCGATCTCGCTGGCCGGACGGACGAGCTGTGGCGCTTCCTCGATGACGAAAGCGTGGCGCCGACCAACAACTTGGCCGAGCGACTGCTGCGCTACGCCGTCATCCTGCGCAAGCTGACCTACGGCAGCGACTCCCTGGCCGGAAGCCTCTACATGGAACGGCTGCTCACCACCGCCGCCACCCTCGGGCCGCAGAAGCGCAACCTGTTCGACTATCTCACCGATGCGATGACGGCGCATTTCGCTGCTCAGCCGGTGCCCTCTCTGCTACCCGTCAGATCCGACCCGTGA
- a CDS encoding S8 family serine peptidase, with protein sequence MYRFKSSMISVLGAAALLGVSLLGALAAGGASVRANPALAPADDPSSQPVPDTLAEAMAPLTAAAPERKLDATLTEWVGSAPATLDWIMVQSTQRLDLSEYGFVHQFTWPAGEEVAMLQATPKQALRIAADPHVYRVDSTSANAKPNLNVPPVKEGVVDPANVAKIGRMAQDAPSWAEAEPAHESFMEQTDAAREAAMKGNGPAKRGGNGPTGWWDVRNGHAASEAWDLGFRGDDVAVAVLDMEVDYAHPDLQGTWRILPEGHPYAGWPEVFDPIVGYLAVMDKRQPNEALRSTRANLDTSRVELYQTSTVTATMRDDSPIGQICVQPRVSDYTVVGGAGQLATIRLGSMDCGFAIPATSKGGTVRYGHHPDVDLAFIAAGASVPTGGLATWPGIIAVDEGAAGVYDTVYVDIDGDKDFTDEKPVRKGDPLAHRDLTNPPDGVTDASGGLFYWISDGVNPFPGSWVWGLEADIPAAGTEVGVFIVTRFSDHGTLCASNVVSQGRVPIPADAPVRFRDLAANGGTGMPGAVNYGMAPNAKMVSIGNVYDGRAGGRAMFDVGWRFAAFGTDKTRTDDDIQITSNSYGWSNEDNDGWDPDSRVIDYYIRKLSPNSSWLYATGNGGAGYGTIAPPSPSAGIDVAANTQYGASGWHSITDTSQITFGDIVPFSNRGPGSTGQNGPDLAANGGYGTGAEPINMMLVANGIDSLHAFGTWGGTSRSTPVAAGAMAVVFQAFKSKHNRWPTWAEARAILKGGTRFSGYDTLTGGAGTVDEAGAARIAAGLNGVYALPDEWSAGGYRGTHHDSFANLVAPGETTTQTFTLRNPSSEAIALTLSAQTLRRIKGTDGTLTLEAEKESSENANVPDYVIPVKKEDVPEGTDLMVFRGRQPMEKFDPDGDFGAAATFNNVLGGSVLQHTDIDGDGKFWDDKDKNGVVGYRTIYPVSVKANWGSGIGEYTGIEGVATVTRQLGGLPFGPHQIAWYGMGCSDDMGNAPTPAQDISEKIALMERGTCTFVDKITNATKFGAIGVVMFTDVRGVVAMGANPNPPQPFGIPGVMIPRLDGLEIRSHLLNGEPVTVEFGPSASPPVGLDGVAAIDYRVSELEAWEFQRFSHGTQNGNTFEISVHHPRERWADGIWLGVNHLQRSPAMTVTELSYRIDAYKYQPWSALTLNDNTLTVPAGGEVTFTASLAVPADAASGVWQGAIFADYARRAGDVPIPAAGGYETPQLRLTIPVVANIAHTYNWEGAISLGGPKGMDMDASYNNGAVRGQQNWNWRPESGDWRFFFVDALKAVPGTYWIFRTQWDEANDNQTDVDTRIWGPADNRYSNPLHPANTTPGAGGVVEDRSDGGWYGPHGMEMKGGSTNRVGVGGQPPAFWPFDTNTSANEEWFAMPSSGGLHEVMLDNVAFGGHKLEVPIETTASALQVSSGNVAMWGSLCRDITITSQMDLPGFVIQGFSGQPPTVTTGSARQDDPQARGTAHLKEDVTLDKVAAGFTAILDAPDPAVAPQLDLDLLVLYDKNADLLFDPATEVVGQSLSDGADEAVRLQGTQKPGDYQVWVHGFTVPTPVSYTLSIQIFDGDAFKITSEKLTASMLPAGKPHLVEICPDVDRLEVQPDPVGGTLVFGPGLMPGLFQVPMAWYSKAPHSVVLPLGLKSLDLAIILEGGQTP encoded by the coding sequence GTGTATCGCTTCAAGTCGTCCATGATCTCCGTGTTGGGTGCCGCCGCACTGCTCGGCGTTTCGCTGCTGGGCGCCTTGGCGGCCGGCGGCGCGTCCGTCCGGGCCAACCCGGCCCTTGCACCGGCCGACGATCCCTCGTCCCAGCCCGTTCCGGACACGCTGGCCGAAGCGATGGCTCCGTTGACGGCCGCTGCGCCGGAGCGCAAGCTGGACGCAACCCTCACGGAGTGGGTGGGCTCGGCGCCGGCGACGTTGGACTGGATCATGGTGCAGTCCACGCAGCGCCTCGACCTGTCCGAGTACGGCTTCGTGCATCAGTTCACGTGGCCGGCCGGCGAAGAGGTGGCGATGCTCCAGGCAACGCCCAAGCAGGCGCTGCGCATTGCCGCCGATCCCCATGTCTATCGGGTGGACTCGACGTCGGCGAACGCCAAGCCCAACCTGAACGTTCCGCCGGTGAAAGAGGGCGTCGTCGACCCGGCCAACGTCGCCAAGATCGGCCGGATGGCGCAGGACGCCCCGAGCTGGGCCGAGGCTGAACCGGCGCATGAATCGTTCATGGAGCAGACGGACGCCGCCCGCGAAGCGGCGATGAAGGGCAACGGCCCCGCCAAGCGCGGCGGCAACGGTCCGACGGGCTGGTGGGACGTCCGCAACGGCCACGCCGCGTCCGAGGCCTGGGACCTGGGCTTCCGCGGCGACGATGTGGCGGTGGCCGTCCTGGACATGGAAGTGGACTACGCCCACCCCGACTTGCAGGGCACGTGGCGGATCCTGCCGGAAGGCCACCCGTACGCCGGCTGGCCGGAGGTGTTCGACCCGATCGTCGGCTACCTGGCCGTGATGGACAAGCGCCAACCGAACGAGGCCCTGCGCAGCACGCGCGCGAACCTGGACACGTCGCGGGTCGAGCTCTACCAGACCTCGACGGTCACTGCCACGATGCGCGACGACAGCCCGATCGGCCAGATCTGCGTCCAACCGCGGGTCTCGGACTACACCGTCGTGGGCGGCGCGGGCCAGCTGGCGACGATCCGCCTTGGCAGCATGGACTGCGGCTTCGCGATCCCCGCGACGTCCAAGGGCGGCACGGTCCGCTACGGCCATCACCCGGACGTCGACCTGGCGTTCATCGCCGCCGGCGCATCCGTGCCGACGGGCGGGCTGGCGACATGGCCGGGGATCATCGCCGTGGACGAGGGCGCCGCCGGCGTCTACGACACGGTGTACGTGGACATCGACGGCGACAAGGACTTCACGGACGAGAAGCCGGTCCGCAAGGGCGATCCGCTGGCTCACCGCGACCTGACGAACCCGCCGGACGGCGTGACGGACGCCTCGGGCGGCCTGTTCTACTGGATCAGCGACGGCGTGAACCCGTTCCCGGGCAGCTGGGTGTGGGGCCTCGAGGCGGACATCCCGGCCGCGGGCACGGAGGTGGGCGTCTTCATCGTCACGCGCTTCAGCGACCACGGGACGCTGTGCGCCAGCAACGTCGTGAGCCAGGGCCGCGTGCCGATCCCGGCCGACGCGCCGGTGCGCTTCCGCGATCTGGCGGCCAACGGCGGCACCGGGATGCCGGGTGCGGTGAACTACGGGATGGCGCCGAATGCCAAGATGGTCAGCATCGGCAACGTGTATGACGGCCGGGCCGGTGGGCGGGCGATGTTCGACGTCGGCTGGCGCTTCGCCGCCTTCGGCACGGACAAGACGCGCACGGACGACGACATCCAGATCACCTCCAACAGCTACGGCTGGTCCAACGAGGACAACGACGGCTGGGATCCGGACTCGCGGGTGATCGACTACTACATCCGCAAGCTTTCGCCGAACAGCAGCTGGCTGTACGCCACCGGCAACGGCGGCGCGGGCTACGGCACGATCGCACCGCCGAGCCCGTCGGCGGGCATCGACGTGGCGGCCAACACGCAGTACGGGGCGAGCGGCTGGCACAGCATCACGGACACGTCGCAGATCACGTTCGGCGACATCGTCCCGTTCAGCAACCGCGGACCGGGCTCCACCGGGCAGAACGGGCCGGACCTGGCCGCCAACGGGGGGTACGGGACGGGCGCCGAGCCGATCAACATGATGCTGGTTGCCAACGGCATCGACAGCCTGCACGCGTTCGGCACGTGGGGCGGCACGAGCCGCTCGACGCCGGTGGCGGCGGGCGCGATGGCGGTGGTCTTCCAGGCGTTCAAGAGCAAGCACAACCGCTGGCCGACGTGGGCCGAGGCGCGGGCGATCCTCAAGGGCGGCACGCGCTTCAGCGGCTACGACACGCTGACGGGCGGCGCTGGGACGGTGGACGAGGCGGGCGCGGCCCGGATCGCGGCCGGCCTGAACGGGGTGTACGCGCTGCCGGACGAGTGGAGCGCGGGCGGCTACCGGGGAACGCACCACGACAGCTTCGCCAACCTGGTGGCGCCGGGCGAGACGACGACGCAGACGTTCACGCTGCGCAACCCGAGCAGCGAGGCGATCGCGCTGACGCTGAGCGCGCAGACGCTGCGGCGGATCAAGGGGACGGACGGGACGTTGACGCTCGAGGCGGAGAAGGAGTCCTCCGAGAACGCGAACGTGCCGGACTACGTGATCCCGGTGAAGAAGGAGGACGTGCCGGAGGGCACGGATCTGATGGTCTTCCGCGGCCGCCAGCCGATGGAGAAGTTCGACCCGGACGGCGATTTCGGCGCGGCGGCGACGTTCAACAACGTCCTGGGCGGGAGCGTGCTCCAGCACACGGACATCGACGGCGACGGGAAGTTCTGGGACGACAAGGACAAGAACGGGGTGGTGGGCTATCGGACGATCTATCCGGTGTCGGTGAAGGCCAATTGGGGCAGCGGCATCGGCGAGTACACGGGCATCGAGGGCGTGGCCACGGTGACGCGCCAGCTGGGCGGGCTGCCGTTCGGGCCGCACCAGATCGCGTGGTACGGGATGGGGTGCTCGGACGATATGGGGAACGCGCCGACGCCGGCGCAGGACATTTCGGAGAAGATCGCGCTGATGGAGCGCGGGACGTGCACGTTTGTGGACAAGATCACGAACGCGACGAAGTTCGGGGCGATCGGGGTGGTGATGTTCACGGACGTGCGCGGGGTGGTGGCGATGGGTGCGAATCCGAATCCGCCGCAGCCGTTCGGGATTCCGGGGGTGATGATCCCGCGGCTGGACGGGCTCGAGATTCGGAGCCATCTGCTGAACGGCGAGCCGGTGACGGTGGAGTTCGGGCCGTCGGCGTCGCCGCCGGTGGGGTTGGACGGGGTGGCGGCGATCGACTACCGGGTGAGCGAGCTGGAGGCGTGGGAGTTCCAGCGGTTCTCGCACGGGACGCAGAACGGCAATACGTTCGAGATCTCGGTCCACCACCCGCGTGAGCGCTGGGCGGATGGGATCTGGCTGGGCGTGAACCATCTCCAGCGCTCGCCGGCGATGACGGTGACGGAGCTGTCCTACCGGATCGACGCCTACAAGTACCAGCCGTGGTCCGCGCTGACGCTGAACGACAACACGTTGACGGTGCCGGCGGGCGGCGAGGTGACGTTCACGGCGTCCCTGGCGGTCCCGGCGGATGCGGCGTCCGGTGTGTGGCAGGGGGCGATCTTTGCAGACTACGCGCGCCGCGCGGGCGATGTGCCGATCCCTGCCGCCGGCGGCTACGAGACGCCGCAGCTGCGGTTGACGATCCCGGTGGTGGCGAATATCGCCCATACCTACAACTGGGAGGGCGCGATCAGCCTCGGCGGCCCCAAGGGCATGGATATGGACGCTTCCTACAACAACGGTGCGGTCCGCGGCCAGCAGAACTGGAACTGGCGGCCGGAGTCCGGCGACTGGCGCTTCTTCTTCGTCGACGCCCTCAAGGCCGTCCCCGGCACCTACTGGATCTTCCGCACCCAGTGGGACGAGGCGAACGACAACCAGACGGACGTGGACACGCGCATCTGGGGCCCCGCCGACAACCGCTACAGCAACCCCCTCCACCCGGCGAACACGACGCCGGGAGCGGGGGGGGTGGTGGAGGATCGGTCGGATGGGGGGTGGTATGGGCCGCATGGGATGGAGATGAAGGGGGGGAGTACGAATCGAGTTGGCGTAGGCGGCCAACCTCCCGCCTTCTGGCCATTCGATACCAACACGTCTGCAAACGAAGAGTGGTTTGCCATGCCATCCTCGGGCGGGCTACACGAAGTGATGTTGGACAATGTCGCTTTCGGCGGCCATAAACTGGAAGTCCCCATCGAGACTACTGCAAGCGCCCTGCAAGTCTCGAGCGGTAATGTGGCGATGTGGGGCAGCCTCTGCCGCGACATCACGATCACCTCACAGATGGACCTTCCAGGCTTCGTGATCCAGGGCTTCAGTGGGCAGCCGCCGACGGTCACCACCGGATCTGCTCGACAGGACGATCCGCAAGCACGAGGGACCGCTCATCTGAAAGAAGACGTGACCCTGGACAAGGTTGCCGCCGGATTCACGGCGATCCTGGACGCTCCTGATCCTGCGGTCGCCCCGCAGCTCGACCTCGACCTGCTGGTCCTCTACGACAAGAATGCCGATCTACTGTTTGACCCCGCCACCGAAGTCGTAGGTCAAAGCCTGAGCGACGGCGCGGATGAGGCGGTCAGGCTGCAGGGCACGCAGAAGCCCGGGGACTATCAGGTCTGGGTGCACGGGTTTACGGTGCCAACTCCGGTTTCGTACACACTGTCGATTCAGATCTTTGACGGCGATGCGTTCAAGATAACTTCGGAAAAGCTGACAGCATCCATGTTGCCAGCAGGCAAACCGCACTTGGTTGAGATATGTCCAGACGTCGATAGGTTGGAAGTGCAGCCGGACCCAGTTGGCGGTACGTTGGTGTTCGGTCCTGGGCTTATGCCGGGACTATTCCAAGTTCCGATGGCCTGGTACAGCAAAGCGCCACATAGTGTCGTGTTGCCGCTAGGTCTCAAGTCGCTCGACCTGGCAATCATACTTGAGGGCGGACAAACGCCATAG
- a CDS encoding transposase, producing the protein MAAAELPQRGGTRSPSSVAPFLPFVREQWAAGCQNGQQIWLALHRRGYGGSYSSVCRALKHFRRGDRRRLRHERQAPPPITPLTPRKAAWLFVAKSNDLTDLQRDQRDAICRVCPDADRMRHLVEQFTAIVRERRPDLLDPWLDAARAGDVLEVKRFAIGLKKDYAAVRTAVELPWSNGQLEGQVNRLKLIKRVMYGRARFDLLRLRVLSAA; encoded by the coding sequence ATGGCGGCCGCCGAGCTTCCGCAGCGTGGAGGCACGAGGAGTCCGTCGTCGGTCGCACCATTTCTTCCCTTTGTCAGAGAGCAATGGGCGGCGGGATGCCAGAACGGACAACAGATCTGGCTCGCGTTGCACCGCCGCGGATACGGAGGCAGCTACTCCAGCGTTTGCCGGGCGCTGAAGCACTTCCGCCGCGGCGACAGGCGCCGGCTGCGCCATGAACGACAGGCGCCTCCTCCTATCACTCCGTTGACACCGCGTAAGGCGGCGTGGCTGTTCGTCGCCAAGTCCAATGATCTGACCGATCTACAGCGTGATCAACGAGACGCGATTTGCCGCGTGTGTCCTGACGCTGACCGCATGCGCCACCTCGTCGAACAGTTCACCGCCATCGTCCGCGAGCGACGCCCCGATCTCCTGGACCCATGGCTCGATGCGGCGCGTGCTGGCGATGTCTTGGAGGTCAAGCGGTTCGCCATTGGGCTCAAGAAGGACTACGCGGCCGTCCGCACAGCCGTCGAACTGCCTTGGAGCAACGGGCAGCTCGAAGGCCAGGTGAACCGACTCAAGCTCATCAAGCGCGTCATGTACGGACGCGCACGGTTCGATCTCCTCCGCCTTCGCGTGCTCTCGGCCGCGTGA